Proteins encoded in a region of the Leishmania donovani BPK282A1 complete genome, chromosome 14 genome:
- a CDS encoding delta-6 fatty acid desaturase, putative has product MSDLKKDVLSIDGIYYDTEKLALMHPGGAMMVRLCNGRECTAIFLSYHRRRFPHALYEQYQVPKDQVHPGSLIEQRQQPSYDSYLELCKRIQPIIAPTKGFAPWYYYLKAAFWLTVMLGLDLYSLFYRRAYFLTVIQSLSMAMVGLNVQHDANHGALSRDWRVNRILGLSQDMLGGSSISWIVNHDYVHHIYTNEPGRDADLEIPLLRLHSGIPVRLAYCLQQFYIFFLEAAFGPAHVLFNIIFLAKGPSEKQRLIKTQWVVSLCMLSIIPYRLLCNFLHATSFCDGVMSCVLQYALGGFYLAYFFLLSHNFDGAKKVGTSDGQDFVACQGETSCNFGGWWWGQINGGLNFQIEHHLFPRVHHGYYAYLAPIVRKFCEERGFTYTHYHTIQENMMSTFRHMEQYGRGREKRKSA; this is encoded by the coding sequence ATGTCCGACCTCAAGAAGGATGTACTGTCTATCGACGGCATCTACTACGACACTGAGAAGTTGGCGCTGATGCACCCTGGCGGTGCGATGATGGTGCGCCTCTGCAACGGCCGGGAGTGCACGGCGATCTTCCTTTCctaccaccgccgccgcttccccCACGCGCTCTACGAACAGTACCAGGTGCCAAAGGACCAAGTGCACCCCGGCAGTCTGATCGAGCAACGCCAGCAGCCGAGCTACGACAGTTACCTGGAGCTGTGCAAGAGGATTCAACCGATTATTGCACCAACCAAGGGTTTTGCTCCGTGGTACTACTACCTAAAGGCGGCGTTCTGGCTAACGGTGATGCTCGGGCTCGATCTCTACTCCCTGTTCTACCGCCGCGCGTACTTCTTGACCGTTATCCAGTCGCTTTCCATGGCCATGGTGGGCCTGAACGTTCAACACGACGCCAACCACGGCGCACTGAGCCGCGACTGGCGCGTCAACCGCATTCTGGGTCTCTCGCAGGATATGCTGGGTGGTAGCAGTATCAGCTGGATTGTGAACCACGACTACGTTCATCACATCTACACTAATGAGCCGGGGCGTGATGCCGACCTCGAAAtaccgctgcttcgcctgcaCAGCGGCATCCCGGTCAGGCTGGCTTACTGCTTGCAGCAGTTCTACATCTTCTTTCTCGAGGCCGCCTTTGGTCCGGCGCACGTGCTCTTCAACATCATCTTCCTCGCCAAGGGCCCGAGTGAGAAGCAGCGTCTCATCAAGACGCAGTGGGTCGTGAGCCTGTGCATGCTCTCCATCATCCCGTACCGTCTCCTGTGCAACTTCCTGCACGCGACAAGCTTCTGCGACGGCGTGATGAGCTGCGTGCTGCAGTACGCGCTTGGCGGCTTCTATCTCGCCTACTTTTTCCTCTTGTCGCATAACTTCGACGGCGCCAAGAAGGTCGGCACAAGCGACGGACAGGACTTCGTCGCTTGCCAGGGGGAGACGAGCTGCAACTTTGGTGGCTGGTGGTGGGGCCAGATAAACGGCGGCCTCAACTTCCAGATCGAGCACCACCTATTCCCACGGGTGCACCATGGTTACTACGCCTACCTGGCGCCGATTGTGCGCAAGTTCTGCGAGGAGCGTGGCTTCACCTACACCCACTACCATACGATTCAGGAGAACATGATGAGCACATTCCGCCACATGGAGCAGTACGGACGTGGTCGGGAGAAGCGGAAGAGCGCTTAG
- a CDS encoding myo-inositol-1-phosphate synthase: MTRDMDEVFVPLKDLVPMVSPDNLVIGGWDCNNMNLGDAMRRAAVLDVQVQDALYDHMRKLCPLPAIFDIDFVAANQKDRANNVLDTCDRWEAVEQVRKDIRDFKSANKLDKVIVLWTANTERFSEHRDGVHDTAENLLAALKRNESELAPSTLYAMAAVLEKCSFINGAPQNTLCSGLVEMAREAKVFVGGDDFKSGQTKMKSALVEFFVGAGIKPECIVSYNHLGNNDGYNLSSHKQFCSKEITKSNVVDDMIKSNQVLFPEGTRKPDHCIVIKYIPYVGDSKRALDEYTFSIFMGGQQTVVLHNTCEDSLLAAPLIIDLIVLTELMERVTISASDDLQAPSPASFEHMETVLSILSYLLKAPAVPEGTPVVNALNRQRSAIENVLRAMIGLPPDSNMLLECRVPFIREEHVNGK; this comes from the coding sequence ATGACGCGTGACATGGACGAGGTTTTCGTGCCACTCAAGGACTTGGTGCCGATGGTGTCGCCCGACAACCTGGTTATCGGTGGGTGGGACTGCAACAACATGAACCTCGGTGacgcgatgcggcgcgccgccgttcTGGACGTGCAGGTGCAGGACGCGCTCTACGATCATATGAGAAAGCTGTGCCCGCTGCCGGCCATCTTCGATATTGACTTCGTCGCGGCGAACCAGAAGGATCGCGCGAACAATGTGCTCGACACGTGCGACCGCTGGGAGGCAGTGGAACAGGTGCGCAAGGACATCCGCGACTTCAAGTCGGCCAACAAGCTGGACAAGGTGATTGTGCTGTGGACTGCCAATACGGAGCGTTTCAGCGAGCACCGCGACGGTGTCCACGACACGGCCGAGAACCTGCTGGCGGCGTTGAAGCGCAACGAGTCGGAGTTGGCGCCGTCCACGTTGTACGCGATGGCGGCCGTTCTTGAAAAGTGCAGCTTCATCAACGGCGCGCCGCAGAACACGCTGTGCTCTGGGCTGGTGGAGATGGCGCGCGAGGCGAAGGTCTTCGTCGGCGGTGACGACTTCAAGAGCGGCCAGACCAAGATGAAGAGCGCCCTGGTGGAGTTCTTtgtcggcgccggcatcaAGCCTGAGTGCATCGTCAGCTACAACCACCTCGGCAACAACGATGGCTACAACCTGTCCAGCCACAAGCAGTTCTGCTCGAAAGAGATTACCAAGAGCAACGTGGTGGACGACATGATCAAGTCCAACCAGGTGCTCTTCCCCGAAGGCACAAGAAAGCCGGACCACTGCATCGTCATCAAGTACATTCCCTACGTCGGGGACAGCAAGCGCGCGCTAGACGAGTACACCTTCTCCATCTTTATGGGCGGCCAGCAGACAGTAGTGCTGCACAACACCTGCGAGGACTCGCTGCTTGCAGCGCCGCTCATCATTGACCTTATCGTGCTCACCGAGCTCATGGAGCGCGTCACGAtcagcgccagcgacgacCTGCAGGCGCCGTCACCAGCGTCCTTCGAGCACATGGAGACGGTGCTGTCCATTCTGTCCTACCTGCTCAAGGCACCCGCCGTGCCGGAGGGCACGCCGGTTGTTAACGCGCTCAATCGCCAGAGGTCGGCCATCGAGAACGTGCTGCGTGCCATGATTGGGCTTCCGCCCGACAGCAACATGCTGCTCGAGTGCCGCGTCCCCTTCATACGCGAGGAGCACGTCAACGGCAAGTGA
- a CDS encoding tyrosyl-tRNA synthetase, putative: protein MNTDDRYKLLRSVGEECIQESELRNLIEKKPLIRCYDGFEPSGRMHIAQGIFKAVNVNKCTAAGCEFVFWVADWFALMNDKVGGELEKIRIVGRYLIEVWKAAGMDMDKVLFLWSSEEITSHADTYWRMVLDIGRQNTIARIKKCCTIMGKTEGTLTAAQVLYPLMQCCDIFFLKADICQLGLDQRKVNMLAREYCDLIGRKLKPVILSHHMLAGLRRGQAKMSKSDPDSAIFMEDTEEDVARKIRQAYCPRVKQSASAITDDGAPVATDDRNPVLDYFQCVVYARPGAVAAIDGTTYATYEDLEQAFVSDEVSEDALKSCLIDEVNALLAPVRQHFASNEEAHELLEAVKSYRKGGATLPLAETALPAAPEKPHACMWMPALLKVPLDVAEGMIKATEDFIAAHPGGTVTVVLPDWSAVASDEITGVEKDISAALQVNCALLKAYGLPNSVKIVTENEVILGNRNDFWVSVIGIARKNLLSHIEELYGGELRNAGQVIAALMRVATALMLSVSHVISTSLDGHINAFAREYTKERIECVQTLEGRIPALHRPGAAPAVLGADDVLYLDDNDMDIRRKIKKAYSAPNEEANPVISVAQHLLAQHGALNIERGEANGGNVSYNTPEALVADCGSGALHPADLKAAVLQLLLDRSAQARALLNGELKKNMTALRNAEKKMAKKR, encoded by the coding sequence ATGAACACGGACGACCGCTACAAGCTCCTCCGCAGCGTCGGAGAGGAGTGCATTCAGGAAAGCGAGCTGCGCAACCTTATCGAAAAGAAGCCGCTCATTCGCTGCTACGATGGCTTCGAGCCCTCCGGCCGCATGCACATTGCCCAGGGCATCTTCAAGGCAGTCAATGTCAACaagtgcaccgccgccgggtGCGAGTTTGTCTTCTGGGTGGCGGACTGGTTTGCGCTCATGAACGACAAGGTCGGCGGCGAACTGGAGAAGATCCGCATTGTTGGCCGGTACCTCATTGAGGTGTGGAAGGCGGCGGGCATGGACATGGACAAGGTTTTGTTTTTGTGGAGCAGCGAGGAGATCACGAGCCATGCCGACACGTACTGGCGCATGGTGCTCGATATTGGCCGCCAGAATACGATCGCCCGCATCAAGAAGTGCTGCACAATCATGGGCAAGACGGAAGGCACGCTGACGGCGGCACAGGTGCTGTACCCGCTGATGCAGTGCTGCGACATCTTCTTTCTCAAGGCTGACATCTGCCAACTGGGCCTGGACCAGCGCAAGGTGAACATGCTCGCACGCGAGTACTGCGACCTGATTGGCCGCAAGTTGAAGCCGGTCATTCTGTCACACCACATGCTGGCCGGTCTGAGGCGGGGGCAGGCGAAGATGAGCAAGAGTGACCCGGACAGTGCCATCTTCATGGAAGACACCGAGGAGGATGTGGCACGTAAGATCCGTCAGGCCTACTGTCCGCGTGTCAAGCAGtccgccagcgccatcacAGATGACGGGGCGCCGGTCGCCACGGACGACCGCAACCCGGTGCTGGACTACTTCCAGTGTGTCGTCTACGCCCGACCCGGCGCTGTGGCGGCTATTGACGGCACCACGTACGCGACCTACGAGGACCTCGAGCAGGCTTTTGTGAGCGACGAGGTCAGCGAGGATGCCCTCAAGTCGTGCCTGATTGATGAGGTGAACGCCCTgctggcgccggtgcggcagcactTTGCGTCAAACGAGGAGGCTcacgagctgctggaggcggttAAATCGTACCGCAAAGGTGGCGCGACGCTTCCACTGGCCGAGACAGCGCTCCCTGCCGCCCCCGAAAAgccgcacgcgtgcatgtggatgccggcgctgctgaaggtgcCGCTGGATGTCGCGGAGGGGATGATCAAAGCCACCGAGGACTTCATCGCCGCCCATCCGGGGGGCACGGTGACAGTGGTGTTGCCTGACTGGTCGGCGGTGGCCAGTGACGAAATCACCGGGGTGGAGAAAGACATCTCGGCCGCCCTGCAGGTGAACTGTGCGCTTCTAAAGGCGTATGGACTGCCGAACTCGGTGAAGATTGTGACGGAGAACGAGGTCATTCTCGGCAACCGCAACGACTTCTGGGTGAGTGTAATCGGCATTGCTCGCAAGAACCTGCTGAGCCACATCGAGGAGCTGTACGGGGGAGAGTTACGCAACGCCGGCCAGGTCATTGCTGCCCTCATGCGCGTTGCCACGGCTCTGATGCTCTCCGTCTCGCACGTCATCTCAACCTCGCTGGATGGGCACATCAACGCCTTCGCCCGCGAGTACACGAAGGAGCGCATCGAGTGCGTGCAGACGCTGGAGGGACGCATcccggcgctgcaccgccctgGCGCCGCCCCGGCGGTGCTCGGTGCCGACGACGTCCTATACCTGGACGACAATGACATGGACATCCGCCGTAAAATCAAGAAGGCGTACTCGGCGCCGAACGAGGAGGCCAACCCGGTCATATCGGTCGCCCAGCACCTTCTCGCACAGCATGGAGCCCTCAACATCGAGCGCGGGGAGGCCAACGGCGGCAACGTAAGCTACAACACGCCAGAGGCTCTCGTGGCagactgcggcagcggcgctcttCACCCTGCCGACCtcaaggcggcggtgctacagctgctgctggatcggtcggcgcaggcgcgcgcgttgcTCAACGGCGAGCTCAAGAAGAATATGACCGCTCTTCGTAACGCGGAGAAGAAGATGGCAAAGAAGAGGTAA
- a CDS encoding phosphoglycan beta 1,3 galactosyltransferase, putative: protein MADGLPSACPCTAKRRTASSSAVSTSSVESRHGVRSDAGTSSPESAWGTRRDGVLAHEPPTVVTWRCSDPDPLNRAAAPVFGTSENRIFSAYEGRWQEAEALPASLPVLEGAATVAGAAREQSPTTPAASSAQGPSPFSLTVCGPTAVTAASLTVTAVSRVPKQVQEVAAVSEDEPTLSASGSLKPSRSYSRGRGSATQLYQCEAVGSSQGVHSPSAGGDAAVLATPHGQGRATAQPPLTMSPPALAFRANAEHMNTVGFPTPSPVARKAVAATAAKLSYAARSSASLSYNLSRLLRLCFLRRWCWRAWRVSDSGLLDNHLRRTSGSGRGGGMTDNYFDGDTDGDGSSHRPRSTKAEPRYSVGRLGDCDDDDYYKGRSVSALSRLLMTLWGRSCSAPTQEGGGGRAPTTTAAATRRRRRGMVTARTLLSDGARICITFFLCCCCCPFTKKLLGETTRRRNTVIVATENTTENAMFVLRRAWERHRGLLVTFAIACAFFLWWVGLPLAQAAVVCLLESEELFIARMQYVGLPVALHPPTHTMAVLLQQPTVPPTLVSLRRVSVLPRNGGSGGAAEAGPAEVEGMSKSVLRQLFDRYRTRSAALAMEGLRLSYAQRHPRLFFFLSSRTLTASQVPSWTLHVVEDGCTECLQGQGYAEAVKGMAVELDQTSPRTAGDDNVSRAAPSQVQGAVFATSNAPLGRIGPMLLAMASVTDDVEVAAELRKWRWLAPVRASEAGKDSPRAPRGSSKCASSTPYLAVLGIPSTDQPARVALREAQRQTWFKYHEVARTETGFDGALLPLYIFGAVEWPALTRQPTGAPVAPSSRDDGERSVRGGGKAAGKPAHLDAAYVSIDSQRLSANPSLLLPHIHDLAAAVELRTATLAAAAGATITADQDAPLLEMPTVTQRRRRMTLRPSWRNERSTDSPCDAIVDQTVRMTVASATPPSLPLLQVAQRLSLPVAPLVTAPARLVCYASSALWQEALERRDSLWIDMLTDRRPATGKTVGGEGKWGLRVEVGMSQKLILWLMYAYCTFPEVPFIMKGDDDTYIKVPQYLSDIRYLWRGRKTRVPPPHDVDTEHGTVENAQLTKSTEECVYWGSMRRWNGEVYFSAGMLLLLHRRLVQTVVEVRTEFNNDVLYLAAADYSAAYAHSYYASMMDHEDVMLGKLLMERRFRADRLCPFRRHWYVWEDLQRFHDLHRGRVRNVTWASVALHRCRPADAYYLHYFFAQEYRYSGSRGAAERSAEGGQEGDAILCNARAERAARQAAQSWVADRLRSVLQAGGNVAEGAARKLDAAALTAAEEEAGWSSLPDVLWAVQRDRSVHTPPYLSDRDGVAIDDVEYVPFSDGVLVLNGLKARILS from the coding sequence ATGGCAGACGGCCTGCCCTCTGCGTGCCCATGCACTGCGAAGCGACGGAccgcaagcagcagcgctgtttCTACTTCCTCAGTGGAGAGTCGCCACGGCGTTCGCAGCGACGCTGGCACGTCTTCGCCGGAGTCGGCATGGGGCACTCGGAGAGACGGGGTGCTCGCGCACGAGCCGCCGACGGTGGTGACATGGCGCTGTAGTGACCCGGATCCGCTCAatcgtgccgctgctccggTCTTCGGCACCTCGGAGAATAGGATCTTTAGCGCTTATGAAGGCCGCTGGCAGGAGGCAGAGGCTCTACCTGCATCTTTGCCAGTGCTGGAGGGTGCCGCGAccgttgctggtgctgccagAGAGCAGTCTCCCacaacgccagcagcgtccTCCGCCCAAGGGCCTTCTCCGTTTTCTCTCACGGTCTGTGGGCCGACAGCTGTGACAGCAGCTTCACTGACGGTAACGGCAGTGAGCCGAGTGCCAAAGCAAGTACAAGAGGTCGCCGCAGTTTCCGAGGACGAGCCAACGCTCAGTGCGAGCGGATCGTTAAAGCCAAGCCGCTCTTACAGCAGAGGCAGgggcagcgccacgcagctTTATCAATGTGAAGCAGTCGGAAGCTCCCAAGGCGTCCACAGCCCATCTGCCGGTGGTGATGCAGCCGTTCTTGCCACGCCCCACGGACAGGGCCGTGCCACTGctcagccgccgctgacAATGTCACCGCCTGCGCTGGCGTTCCGCGCGAACGCAGAGCACATGAACACGGTGGGGTTTCCAACtccgtcgccggtggcgcgcaAGGCAGTggctgccaccgcagccaAGTTGTCTTATGCCGCTCGCTCCTCGGCGTCCCTGTCGTATAatctctctcgccttcttcgcctgtGCTTCCTGCGACGATGGTGCTGGCGGGCGTGGCGCGTGAGCGACAGCGGACTGCTCGACAATCATTTGCGACGtaccagcggcagcggtcgcggcggtggcatgaCGGACAATTACTTTGACGGTGACACcgatggcgacggcagctcACATCGGCCACGCTCTACTAAGGCAGAGCCCCGCTACAGTGTTGGCCGTCTCGGTGACTGTGACGATGACGACTACTACAAGGGCAGATCAGTCAGTGCTCTTTCACGGTTGTTGATGACTCTGTGGGGTCGCTCATGTAGCGCACCAAcgcaggagggaggcggcggtcgtgcccccaccaccactgctgctgccactcgccgccggcgtcgcggcaTGGTGACGGCAAGAACGCTTCTCAGTGACGGCGCTCGCATTTGCATtactttttttctttgctgttgctgctgcccgttTACGAAGAAGCTGCTCGGCGAGACTacgcggcgccgcaacaCCGTTATTGTGGCCACCGAGAACACCACCGAAAATGCGATGTTTGTCCTCCGCCGCGCGTGGGAACGACACCGCGGCCTTCTCGTTACCTTCGCCATCGCATGTGCTTTTTTCCTGTGGTGGGTTGGTTTACCGCTCGCCCAGGCTGCCGTTGTGTGTCTGTTGGAGAGTGAAGAGTTGTTTATCGCGCGGATGCAGTATGTTGGGCTGCCAGTCGCGCTTCATCCACCGACGCACACaatggcggtgctgctgcagcaaccAACCGTGCCACCAACATTGGTGTCGCTGCGCCGGGTCTCAGTGCTGCCTCGCAACGGTGGCAGTGGGGGGGCTGCTGAAGCGGGCCCCGCTGAGGTTGAGGGCATGTCTAAGTCCGTGCTGCGGCAACTCTTTGACCGCTACCGCACGCGCAGTGCCGCATTAGCCATGGAGGGGCTGCGCTTGTCATACGCGCAACGACATCCgcgcctcttcttcttcctttcctctcGCACTCTGACGGCGTCCCAAGTGCCGTCGTGGACGTTGCACGTGGTGGAGGATGGCTGCACCGAGTGTCTGCAAGGTCAAGGGTatgcggaggcggtgaaAGGGATGGCCGTTGAACTCGACCAAACCTCACCACGCACCGCAGGAGACGATAATGTCTCgcgcgcggcaccgtcgcaggTCCAGGGAGCGGTGTTTGCCACGTCGAATGCGCCACTGGGCCGCATCGGGCCGATGCTGTTGGCGATGGCGAGCGTGACGGACGACGTGGAGGTggctgcggagctgcgcaagtgGCGCTGGCTCGCGCCGGTGAGGGCCAGCGAGGCTGGCAAGGACTCGCCTCGTGCGCCACGCGGCTCATCCAAGTGCGCGTCCTCCACGCCGTATCTGGCGGTGCTCGGCATCCCCTCCACCGATCAACCAGCGCGCGTTGCCTTGCGTGAGGCGCAGCGTCAGACTTGGTTCAAGTACCATGAGGTCGCACGCACCGAGACTGGTTTTGacggggcgctgctgccattgTACATCTTCGGGGCTGTAGAGTGGCCTGCTCTGACTCGGCAGCCTACGGGTGCTCCGGTGGCGCCGAGCTcccgcgacgacggcgagagGTCCgtccgcggaggaggcaagGCCGCTGGAAAGCCTGCGCACCTTGATGCCGCTTATGTGAGTATCGACAGCCAGCGCCTCAGCGCCAACCCCTCACTACTCCTGCCACACATCCacgacctcgccgccgcggtggagctTCGGACGGCAAccctcgctgcagcagccggagCTACCATCACCGCCGACCAAGACgctccgctgctggagaTGCCTACCGTCACGCAGCGAAGGCGCCGAATGACACTGCGGCCTTCTTGGCGGAATGAGCGCTCCACTGACTCGCCCTGCGACGCCATCGTGGACCAAACCGTAAGGATGACGGTAGCGTCGGCGACTCCGCCGTCGCTACCGCTTctgcaggtggcgcagcgcctttCCTTACCTGTCGCGCCTCTTGTCACGGCCCCCGCGCGCCTTGTCTGCTACGCATCGTCGGCCCTCtggcaggaggcgctggagcgtCGGGATAGCCTCTGGATCGACATGCTGACGGATCGGCGTCCTGCCACCGGCAAGACCGTCGGCGGGGAGGGCAAGTGGGGGCTGAGAGTGGAGGTGGGCATGAGCCAAAAGCTGATCCTGTGGCTAATGTACGCCTACTGTACGTTCCCGGAAGTGCCGTTTATTATGAAGGGCGACGATGATACGTATATTAAGGTGCCGCAGTACCTGAGCGACATCCGCTACCTGTGGCGTGGCCGCAAGACAcgcgtgccaccgccgcacgaCGTTGATACGGAGCACGGCACCGTCGAGAACGCACAGCTCACCAAGTCTACAGAGGAGTGTGTGTACTGGGGCAGCATGCGGCGCTGGAACGGCGAGGTGTACTTCAGTGCCGGCATGCTCTTGCTGCTCCACCGTCGCCTTGTCCAGACCGTCGTGGAGGTACGCACGGAGTTCAACAACGATGTGCTGTACCTCGCCGCGGCTGACTACAGCGCCGCGTACGCCCATTCCTACTACGCGAGCATGATGGACCACGAGGACGTGATGCTGGGCAAGTTGCTGATGGAGCGACGCTTCCGAGCTGATCGGCTGTGCCCGTTTCGGCGCCACTGGTACGTTTGGGAGGACCTGCAGCGCTTTCACGATCTGCACCGTGGCCGCGTGCGCAACGTGACGTGGGCGTCTGTCGCTCTGCACCGGTGCCGCCCTGCGGATGCGTATTACCTGCACTACTTCTTTGCCCAGGAGTACCGctacagcggcagcaggggaGCGGCTGAAAGATCTGCCGAGGGAGGCCAGGAAGGCGATGCAATACTATGCAACGCGCGTGCGGAGCGCGCGGCACGTCAGGCTGCGCAGAGTTGGGTGGCCGACCGCTTGCGATCGGTGTTGCAGGCAGGCGGCAACGTTGCGGAGGGTGCCGCACGCAAGCTTGATGCTGCGGCTCTTacagcagcggaggaggaggctggATGGTCCAGTCTTCCCGACGTTCTCTGGGCGGTGCAGAGGGACCGCAGTGTGCACACGCCGCCTTACCTCTCCGACCGTGACGGGGTGGCCATCGACGATGTCGAGTACGTGCCGTTCAGCGACGGCGTTCTCGTGTTGAATGGGCTGAAGGCACGCATTCTTTCATGA
- a CDS encoding protein kinase, putative encodes MEKYTKVKNIGKGNMGTCTLARNNEDGKYYVIKQVDLTRMSKKDRQQSLNEARVLSSLRHPNIINYVDSFLARKSDNLCIVMEYAESGDVCTRLKKNYGVNVPERQVLDWLIQLVLSLDYVHQRKILHRDVKTQNIFLTHENLIKLGDFGIARTLANTYDQAQTFVGTPYYLSPELILEQPYDHRSDVWALGVVLYEMLTLKHPFNAKDMKGLLQRILAVHYDPLPTVYSAELRDIVARMLVRDPAGRIKLDDILQIPIVRERIRQWLKEPDVVPQHYVRSLCKHHLLPDFQDEATAVPSTRSAARAAAAMAHEEWRTTSEATPAQTDGDVFARNDTGTRPHATPGGPFSIPSTAARAAASACTSSADNGSSDGVRPSMPALKPYSNLPQLGVAPPQLGVAPPQLYAPQLPQIYPRVQSNNRAPSPSRLFRSPFSTPSLARSAALPISRQQGDLVGQSSPAPLPFQRPSARAKAPSRPYARPYVAQPHLSPSPAYLVAANPRKNPSDMRRQQGSRPSGPYLNPLFSAPRQMAPGCRPLAPPLPPPPDIKAMLQRAAAERARR; translated from the coding sequence ATGGAGAAGTATACGAAAGTGAAGAATATTGGCAAGGGCAACATGGGCACCTGCACCCTTGCCCGCAACAACGAGGACGGCAAGTACTACGTCATCAAGCAGGTTGATCTCACGCGGATGAGCAAGAAGGACCGGCAGCAGAGCCTGAACGAGGCGCGAGTGCTGAGTTCACTGCGACACCCGAACATCATCAACTATGTTGACAGCTTTCTAGCCCGCAAGTCGGACAACCTGTGCATTGTGATGGAGTACGCCGAAAGCGGCGACGTCTGCACGCGCCTAAAGAAGAATTACGGTGTAAACGTGCCGGAGCGGCAAGTGTTGGACTGGCTCATACAGCTGGTGCTGAGTCTCGACTACGTACATCAGCGCAAGATCCTTCACCGCGATGTCAAGACGCAGAACATCTTCCTCACACACGAAAACCTCATCAAACTAGGCGACTTTGGCATTGCTCGCACGCTGGCAAACACGTACGACCAGGCCCAGACGTTTGTCGGCACACCTTACTACCTGTCCCCCGAGCTGATTTTGGAGCAGCCCTACGACCACCGTAGCGATGTGTGGGCACTCGGCGTAGTCCTGTACGAGATGCTCACGCTCAAGCACCCTTTCAATGCAAAGGACATGAAAggactgctgcagcgcatcctcgCTGTGCATTATGATCCTCTACCAACCGTGTACAGCGCCGAGTTGCGGGACATAGTGGCGCGGATGCTGGTGCGGGACCCAGCTGGACGGATCAAGCTGGACGACATCTTGCAGATACCGATAGTTCGTGAGCGCATTCGGCAGTGGCTCAAAGAGCCCGACGTAGTACCGCAGCACTACGTACGCTCCCTCTGCAAGCACCACCTGCTGCCGGATTTCCAGGATGAGGCAACTGCTGTGCCCTCCACCAGGTCCGCCGCAAGGGCTGCCGCGGCCATGGCGCACGAAGAGTGGCGCACCACCTCTGAGGCCACCCCAGCCCAGACGGATGGGGACGTCTTCGCCCGCAACGATACTGGCACGCGTCCGCACGCGACGCCAGGTGGGCCCTTCTCCATCCCCTccacagctgcgcgtgcagcggcgtcagcgtGTACCTCAAGTGCAGACAATGGATCTTCGGACGGGGTGCGACCATCCATGCCGGCTCTGAAGCCGTATAGTAACCTGCCGCAGCTGGGAgtggcgccaccgcagctgggagtggcgccaccgcagctgtACGCGCCCCAACTGCCACAAATATATCCACGGGTGCAGAGCAACAACAGAGCTCCTAGCCCCTCGCGACTATTCAGATCACCTTTTAGCACTCCCAGTCTCGCACgatcggcggcgctgccgatcTCTCGGCAGCAAGGCGATCTCGTGGGCCAatcttctccagcgccgctgccgtttcAGCGACCTTCTGCTCGCGCCAAGGCTCCCAGTAGGCCCTACGCACGCCCCTACGTGGCGCAGCCCCACCTGTCCCCATCGCCCGCCTACCTTGTCGCGGCCAACCCACGCAAGAATCCGAGCGACATGCGGCGTCAGCAAGGCAGCAGGCCCTCAGGCCCCTACCTGAACCCTCTGTTTTCTGCGCCTCGCCAGATGGCGCCCGGGTGCAGGCCACTagctcctcccctcccaccgccgcccgACATCAAGGCaatgctgcagcgcgccgccgccgagcgtGCACGACGCTGA